A single genomic interval of Flavihumibacter rivuli harbors:
- a CDS encoding fumarate reductase/succinate dehydrogenase flavoprotein subunit has translation MLNSKIPAGPLDQKWTYFKGHCKLVNPANKRKLEVIVVGTGLAGASAAAALGELGYKVKAFCFQDSPRRAHSIAAQGGINAAKNYQNDGDSVFRLFYDTIKGGDYRAREANVHRLAEVSVNIIDQCVAQGVPFAREYGGLLSNRSFGGTQVQRTFYAAGQTGQQLLIGAYQALERQVALGNVAMYSRHEMLDVVVIDGKARGIIVRNLVTGQLERHFGHAVLLCSGGYGNVFYLSTNAMGSNVTAAWKAHKKGAYFGNPCFTQIHPTCIPVSGDHQSKLTLMSESLRNDGRIWVPKKQGDDRKPNEIPEEERDYYLERRYPAFGNLVPRDVASRAAKERCDAGYGVGTSKQAVYLDYADAIQRYGKAEVNKRNIQGASADMITELGKEVVKEKYGNLFDMYEKITGENPYEVPMRIYPAVHYTMGGLWVDYELMTTVPGLYALGEANFSDHGANRLGASALMQGLADGYFVIPYTIGNYLADEIRTPAIPTDHPAFVAAEKEVADRINQLMNINGKQTVESFHKRLGKIMWDKCGMARNEEGLKQAIDEIRQLKKEFWSDVRIPGGINEMNPELDKANRVADFIELGELMCIDALNRNESCGGHFREESQTEEGEAMRDDAKYAYVAAWEYAGEHNWNLHKEELMFEVAKPSQRSYK, from the coding sequence ATGCTCAATTCTAAAATTCCCGCCGGACCTTTAGATCAGAAGTGGACCTATTTCAAGGGTCATTGTAAGCTGGTTAACCCGGCCAACAAGCGTAAACTGGAGGTGATTGTTGTAGGTACCGGTCTGGCAGGCGCTTCAGCCGCTGCCGCACTGGGAGAGTTAGGGTATAAAGTAAAGGCATTCTGTTTCCAGGATTCTCCCCGTCGTGCGCACTCCATTGCAGCACAGGGTGGTATCAATGCCGCCAAGAATTACCAGAATGATGGTGATTCCGTTTTCCGACTTTTCTACGACACTATTAAGGGGGGCGACTACCGTGCCCGTGAGGCCAACGTGCATCGCCTTGCTGAGGTGAGTGTAAATATCATCGACCAATGTGTGGCACAAGGGGTTCCCTTCGCCCGCGAATATGGTGGATTGCTGAGCAACCGATCCTTCGGTGGGACCCAGGTTCAGCGTACCTTCTATGCTGCCGGTCAGACCGGCCAGCAGTTGCTGATCGGCGCCTACCAGGCCCTGGAGCGCCAGGTGGCCCTGGGTAATGTAGCCATGTACAGCCGTCATGAAATGCTGGATGTGGTGGTTATCGATGGCAAGGCACGCGGTATCATTGTCCGTAACCTCGTTACCGGCCAGCTGGAGCGCCATTTCGGCCATGCGGTATTGCTGTGCTCTGGAGGTTATGGTAACGTATTCTACCTCAGCACCAACGCGATGGGTAGCAACGTAACTGCCGCCTGGAAGGCCCACAAGAAGGGTGCTTACTTCGGTAACCCCTGCTTCACGCAGATCCACCCCACCTGTATACCGGTTAGCGGTGACCACCAGAGCAAACTGACCCTGATGTCGGAATCTCTGCGTAACGACGGTCGTATCTGGGTGCCCAAGAAGCAGGGTGATGATCGCAAACCAAATGAGATTCCTGAAGAAGAAAGGGATTACTACCTGGAAAGAAGGTATCCTGCCTTCGGTAACCTGGTTCCCCGCGACGTGGCCAGCCGTGCTGCCAAGGAGCGTTGTGATGCCGGTTATGGCGTAGGAACTTCCAAGCAGGCTGTATACCTCGACTATGCTGATGCCATCCAGCGTTATGGCAAGGCAGAAGTGAATAAGCGCAATATCCAAGGTGCCAGTGCGGACATGATCACCGAACTGGGTAAGGAAGTGGTGAAAGAGAAGTACGGTAACCTTTTCGATATGTACGAGAAGATCACCGGTGAGAACCCCTACGAAGTGCCCATGCGTATTTACCCTGCCGTTCACTACACCATGGGTGGGTTGTGGGTTGACTACGAACTGATGACCACTGTTCCGGGTCTCTATGCCCTCGGTGAAGCCAACTTCTCCGACCACGGTGCCAACCGTTTGGGTGCCTCTGCGCTGATGCAGGGTCTTGCTGATGGCTATTTCGTTATTCCCTATACAATCGGAAACTACCTGGCTGATGAGATCCGTACACCGGCCATCCCAACCGATCACCCTGCCTTCGTTGCAGCGGAGAAGGAAGTGGCAGACAGGATCAACCAGCTGATGAATATCAATGGTAAGCAAACAGTAGAAAGCTTCCACAAGCGTTTAGGTAAGATCATGTGGGATAAGTGTGGTATGGCCCGTAACGAGGAAGGGTTAAAGCAGGCGATCGATGAGATCCGCCAGCTGAAGAAGGAATTCTGGTCTGATGTGCGCATCCCCGGTGGTATCAATGAAATGAACCCTGAGCTGGACAAAGCCAACCGTGTAGCCGACTTCATTGAACTGGGTGAATTGATGTGTATTGATGCCCTGAACCGTAACGAAAGTTGTGGTGGTCACTTCCGTGAGGAAAGCCAGACCGAAGAAGGTGAAGCCATGCGTGACGATGCCAAGTACGCCTATGTTGCTGCTTGGGAATACGCCGGCGAACACAACTGGAACCTGCATAAGGAAGAGCTGATGTTCGAAGTAGCGAAGCCGAGTCAGAGATCCTATAAATAA
- a CDS encoding four helix bundle protein yields MQEPNKIVGMTLDFAVEILKFCEILRGLKQYDLANQLMRSGTSPGAHVFEAQHAESKADFIHKMKGAVKETSEALFWIIVCERSDHLPTSTQLRVQAEGIITVISRIILTAKASR; encoded by the coding sequence ATGCAGGAGCCTAACAAGATTGTAGGGATGACATTGGATTTTGCTGTCGAAATTTTGAAGTTCTGTGAAATATTGAGAGGATTGAAACAGTATGACCTGGCCAATCAACTGATGCGTTCAGGAACAAGTCCCGGAGCGCATGTTTTTGAGGCCCAGCATGCAGAAAGTAAGGCTGATTTTATTCATAAGATGAAAGGAGCTGTTAAGGAAACGAGTGAAGCCCTTTTTTGGATAATTGTATGTGAAAGAAGCGACCATTTGCCTACTTCAACCCAGCTAAGGGTGCAAGCGGAAGGTATCATAACTGTTATCAGCAGGATCATATTAACTGCTAAAGCCTCCCGATAA
- a CDS encoding succinate dehydrogenase cytochrome b subunit → MKWSDFFTSSVGKKFVMGLTGLFLISFLIVHVGINACIFADLPIFNADDNGTMFNKAAHFMGSTVVIRIMEIGLFAGLLLHIVQGFMLEAKNRSARAVGYEVNLGNRGSKWYSRAMGLLGTLILLFLVLHLAHFWTKARFTHTLAPVAYNGVEMHDMFGEMKIVFSQLWVVIVYVLGCISLGYHLAHGFQSAFRTVGVHNKKYNVLLESLGLGFSILVPLLFALMPIAMYLGWVA, encoded by the coding sequence ATGAAATGGTCTGATTTCTTCACCTCTTCGGTTGGAAAGAAGTTCGTAATGGGTCTTACCGGATTATTCCTGATTTCATTCCTCATTGTACACGTAGGCATCAACGCCTGCATATTCGCCGATCTCCCCATCTTCAATGCCGATGATAATGGCACCATGTTCAACAAGGCTGCTCATTTCATGGGTTCAACCGTGGTGATCCGCATTATGGAAATTGGCCTTTTCGCCGGACTGCTCCTGCATATCGTTCAGGGTTTCATGCTGGAAGCAAAGAACCGTAGTGCCCGTGCAGTAGGTTATGAAGTGAACCTGGGGAACCGTGGCAGCAAGTGGTACAGTCGTGCCATGGGCTTGTTGGGTACCCTGATCCTGTTATTCCTGGTCTTGCACCTGGCCCATTTCTGGACTAAAGCCCGTTTCACCCATACCCTGGCCCCGGTAGCCTATAATGGCGTGGAAATGCACGATATGTTTGGTGAAATGAAGATCGTTTTCTCCCAGCTTTGGGTGGTGATCGTATATGTGTTGGGTTGTATCTCCCTTGGATACCACCTGGCCCATGGTTTCCAGAGTGCCTTCCGTACGGTGGGTGTACACAACAAAAAATACAATGTGCTGTTGGAATCACTGGGATTGGGCTTTTCCATCCTGGTTCCGCTGCTCTTTGCGCTGATGCCAATTGCCATGTACCTTGGCTGGGTAGCCTAA